In Myxococcus stipitatus, the following are encoded in one genomic region:
- a CDS encoding endonuclease/exonuclease/phosphatase family protein produces the protein MPDSPLRIVTYNVRYFGHMLRGLASTMGPKRRVAAALAALDPLPDVVCLQEVETTSLRSTIADRPKHPGQTQLMAFMGRMDETFSAQSRDMPYEAFYFRAHHYKLGEVSLYTTGLAVLVNKRTLQVDKHNVDAPQSITHHHVLRLKDRKQSRICAHMRLVRREDGRPFHVFNTHLSLPTPFAREFWSTKDKMGCGVNQLHEARKLADFVSTHSDSEPFVVCGDFNSPPSSPVFRYLTGAARLTCAQAAVGQIDPNVSRGFPTAGFMHMRMHLDHVFSGGGVRWLDTQETHPFGDLKSRFHGLSDHMPIVGRFALDAPPVILAPPVPTVG, from the coding sequence ATGCCCGACTCTCCGTTGCGAATCGTCACGTACAACGTCCGCTACTTCGGCCACATGCTCCGGGGCCTGGCGAGCACCATGGGCCCCAAGCGCCGCGTGGCCGCGGCCCTGGCGGCCCTGGACCCGCTGCCGGACGTGGTGTGCCTGCAGGAGGTGGAGACGACCTCGCTGCGCAGCACCATCGCCGACCGCCCCAAGCACCCCGGCCAGACGCAGCTCATGGCCTTCATGGGCCGCATGGACGAGACGTTCTCCGCCCAGTCGCGCGACATGCCCTACGAGGCGTTCTACTTCCGCGCGCACCACTACAAGCTGGGCGAGGTGTCGCTCTACACCACGGGCCTGGCGGTGCTCGTCAACAAGCGCACGCTCCAGGTGGACAAGCACAACGTGGACGCGCCCCAGTCCATCACCCACCACCACGTCCTGAGGCTGAAGGACCGCAAGCAGAGCCGCATCTGCGCGCACATGCGCCTGGTGCGGCGCGAGGACGGGCGCCCGTTCCACGTCTTCAACACCCACTTGAGCCTGCCCACGCCCTTCGCGCGGGAGTTCTGGTCCACCAAGGACAAGATGGGCTGCGGCGTCAATCAGTTGCACGAGGCGCGCAAGCTTGCGGACTTCGTGAGCACCCACTCGGACAGCGAGCCCTTCGTCGTGTGCGGGGACTTCAACTCGCCGCCGTCCTCGCCCGTGTTCCGCTACCTCACCGGCGCCGCGCGGCTGACGTGCGCGCAGGCCGCCGTGGGCCAGATTGACCCGAATGTGTCGCGCGGCTTCCCCACCGCGGGCTTCATGCACATGCGCATGCACCTGGACCACGTGTTCTCCGGCGGCGGCGTGCGCTGGCTCGACACGCAGGAGACGCATCCGTTCGGGGACCTCAAGAGCCGCTTCCACGGCCTGTCGGACCACATGCCCATCGTCGGGCGCTTCGCGCTGGACGCGCCCCCCGTCATCCTGGCGCCCCCCGTGCCCACGGTGGGGTGA
- a CDS encoding S8 family serine peptidase, producing the protein MTVTRKPLSLPTSTPRAGEAARSESTAPSRVVARPGKGGTDGFDSGKTARPSNFVDRPTGQRPDPNAPVLPATAFAFGGGNKVSVGSRDASTSVTLTASATPNAAVKDLQTLTSTVSFDKDVPLESLKLNLDLAHTYRGDLVVKLTSPSGKTATVTDRQGGNADDVKGSFDLSTAFKGESAKGTWTLSVEDKARADTGTLKSWGLEASGKAQGPVDPKPPRPSGPPVVAVFDGGVDFKHSDLSTGMWTNPNEVAGDGKDNDGNGVVDDIHGYNVGFNSGDVMKGEGTDHGTHVAGIIAADDNGKGNTGIAAGKAKVMSIGGLYDGADLLTNFERGVDYIVNMKQNHGVNVRALNASFGDEYRDAASQARWKAAVQKLADADILLVAATANGNGSNLNDVADMPANIDLPNVITVASMDKRNDKLARFSSYGDKVVELAAVGEDVLSTVPGGDWEKMSGTSMATPTVAGAAALMFAANPDLTAAQVRDLLVKTVEVDPDLKGKVSTSGKLDINAAVKAAKETVTTPPTSVAGR; encoded by the coding sequence ATGACTGTCACCCGCAAGCCGCTGTCGCTCCCGACGTCCACCCCTCGCGCTGGTGAGGCCGCCCGCTCCGAGTCGACCGCGCCCTCGCGCGTGGTGGCCCGGCCCGGCAAGGGAGGCACGGATGGGTTCGACTCGGGGAAGACGGCCCGGCCCTCCAACTTCGTGGACCGCCCCACGGGCCAGCGGCCGGACCCGAACGCGCCGGTGCTGCCGGCCACGGCGTTCGCGTTCGGCGGCGGCAACAAGGTGTCGGTGGGCTCCCGGGATGCGTCCACGTCCGTGACGCTGACGGCGTCCGCCACGCCCAACGCGGCGGTGAAGGACCTGCAGACGCTCACGTCCACGGTGAGCTTCGACAAGGACGTGCCGCTGGAGTCGCTGAAGCTGAACCTGGACCTGGCGCACACCTACCGGGGCGACCTGGTGGTGAAGCTGACCAGCCCGTCCGGCAAGACGGCGACGGTGACGGACCGCCAGGGTGGGAACGCGGACGACGTGAAGGGCTCTTTCGACCTGAGCACGGCGTTCAAGGGCGAGTCGGCCAAGGGCACCTGGACGCTGTCGGTGGAGGACAAGGCCCGCGCGGACACGGGCACGCTGAAGAGCTGGGGCCTGGAGGCGTCCGGCAAGGCGCAGGGCCCGGTGGACCCCAAGCCCCCGCGTCCGTCGGGTCCGCCGGTTGTCGCGGTGTTCGATGGCGGCGTGGACTTCAAGCACTCGGACCTGTCCACGGGTATGTGGACCAACCCGAATGAAGTCGCGGGCGACGGCAAGGACAACGACGGCAACGGCGTGGTGGATGACATCCACGGCTACAACGTGGGCTTCAACAGCGGCGACGTGATGAAGGGTGAGGGCACGGACCACGGCACCCACGTGGCCGGCATCATCGCCGCCGACGACAACGGCAAGGGCAACACGGGCATCGCCGCAGGCAAGGCGAAGGTGATGAGCATCGGCGGGCTGTACGACGGGGCCGACCTGCTCACCAACTTCGAGCGTGGCGTGGACTACATCGTGAACATGAAGCAGAACCACGGCGTCAACGTCCGGGCCCTCAACGCCAGCTTCGGCGACGAGTACCGCGACGCGGCCTCGCAGGCGCGCTGGAAGGCGGCCGTGCAGAAGCTGGCGGACGCGGACATCCTGCTCGTGGCGGCCACGGCCAACGGCAATGGCAGCAACCTGAACGACGTGGCGGACATGCCCGCCAACATCGACCTGCCCAACGTCATCACCGTGGCGTCCATGGACAAGCGCAACGACAAGCTGGCGCGCTTCTCCTCCTACGGCGACAAGGTGGTGGAGCTGGCCGCGGTGGGCGAGGACGTGCTCTCCACCGTGCCGGGCGGCGACTGGGAGAAGATGAGCGGCACCTCCATGGCCACCCCGACGGTGGCGGGCGCCGCGGCCCTGATGTTCGCCGCCAACCCCGACCTGACGGCCGCCCAGGTGAGGGACTTGCTCGTGAAGACGGTGGAGGTGGACCCCGACCTCAAGGGCAAGGTGAGCACCAGCGGCAAGCTGGACATCAACGCCGCGGTGAAGGCCGCGAAGGAGACCGTCACCACGCCTCCCACCTCCGTCGCTGGCCGCTAG
- a CDS encoding DUF4286 family protein: MTALYTVVIEVEPGAEAAWNPWHEDLHVPEVLREPGFLGCRKWKDTERAPDGWARYVCHFELSSEADFQRYTTSDAAKHLRAESLSRFGTVTRYTRQVLSEVKRF, from the coding sequence GTGACGGCCCTCTACACGGTGGTCATCGAGGTGGAGCCCGGCGCGGAGGCCGCGTGGAACCCGTGGCACGAGGACCTCCACGTGCCCGAGGTCCTCCGCGAGCCGGGCTTCCTGGGCTGCCGCAAGTGGAAGGACACGGAGCGAGCACCAGATGGATGGGCTCGCTACGTGTGCCACTTCGAGCTGTCGAGTGAAGCGGACTTCCAGCGCTACACCACGAGCGACGCGGCGAAGCACCTGCGCGCCGAGTCGCTCTCCCGCTTCGGCACCGTGACGCGCTACACCCGTCAGGTGCTCAGCGAGGTGAAGCGGTTCTGA
- a CDS encoding DUF3037 domain-containing protein produces MPAHSSFDYAIIRVVPRVEREEFINVGVALFCTTQRFLGVRVELDEARLKALSPDVDLDTVRGHLESFRRVSEGGKSAGPIGQLPQKERWHWLVAPRSTILQTGPVHSGLSQEPQKALEHLMDTVVRVKHAR; encoded by the coding sequence GTGCCCGCGCACAGCTCGTTTGATTACGCCATCATCCGCGTGGTGCCCCGCGTGGAGCGCGAGGAGTTCATCAACGTGGGGGTCGCCCTCTTCTGCACCACGCAGCGCTTCCTGGGCGTGCGCGTGGAGCTGGACGAGGCGCGCTTGAAGGCCCTGTCCCCGGACGTGGACCTGGACACGGTGCGCGGCCACCTGGAGAGCTTCCGCCGCGTCAGCGAGGGCGGCAAGAGCGCGGGCCCCATCGGCCAGCTGCCCCAGAAGGAGCGCTGGCACTGGCTGGTGGCCCCGCGCAGCACCATCCTCCAGACGGGGCCGGTGCATTCGGGCCTGAGCCAGGAGCCCCAGAAGGCCCTGGAGCACCTGATGGACACCGTGGTGCGCGTGAAGCACGCGCGGTGA
- a CDS encoding GNAT family N-acetyltransferase produces the protein MLLEEPDIEEVFGWWKPESGGRPPGRWSAAEGTRLFAVAERGVGIIGLAALTNIRREEQYARVSCAILGEHRQNGAGHWSMTELIRRGVRLDALRRLETCVRAGNTSSRVLLESLGFRPLDVPGFPTDNAPIGSYVYLRLDLPAASPGYFPRGVSRRLCA, from the coding sequence ATGTTGCTCGAAGAGCCGGATATCGAAGAGGTCTTCGGGTGGTGGAAGCCCGAGTCGGGGGGCCGGCCCCCTGGGCGATGGAGCGCGGCGGAGGGGACGCGGCTGTTCGCGGTGGCGGAGCGAGGGGTGGGCATCATCGGCCTCGCGGCGCTGACGAACATCCGCAGGGAGGAGCAGTACGCCCGGGTGAGCTGCGCCATTCTGGGAGAGCATCGCCAGAATGGTGCAGGCCACTGGTCCATGACGGAGCTCATCCGCCGGGGTGTGCGACTGGATGCGCTACGGCGCCTGGAGACCTGTGTCCGCGCGGGCAACACGTCCTCGCGAGTGCTGCTGGAGTCCCTGGGTTTCCGGCCGCTGGATGTCCCGGGGTTTCCAACGGACAACGCGCCCATCGGCAGCTACGTCTACCTGCGGTTGGACCTGCCCGCCGCGTCCCCGGGGTATTTTCCTCGCGGGGTGTCGCGGCGGTTGTGCGCGTGA
- a CDS encoding DUF6068 family protein, translating into MLRKPTASLLSRSSLVCAALMLGTGCESTKPRAVSPSDGVPISQGGGTAEEQQPQGTAPNAATPSSPTTPPAPQKGHSAWQNARVGDRVVYAFSASRGGGRGNVDTSAAAGMLTVEVAAVEGAWVWLTLAFTSDSGQPLELPRLARKLTLPVLTDTTRTLEASREGTQTTEQPTAAGRTWEAKRYLRDNRPVDGPLENRLYALDAGPLYLTNGLLDASTTLSGFGGAGSYQLTLTEFRQGPGGHGKAPGSERPLGPGTYFDREIESEGAKSVLRTCLAAERGFVLRQETQLTAADKDAPPCRDLAQASGVPLEEVLLSFIWEGLEPKQWPPAIPNAAPPTRETLTVGTRPLPVLQVDSKEGAEGVKQVGTRMFLVDPWDKSVDGLSQEARFSALSDFLYRVTSKGKRESMGGSKLTAWGTWQP; encoded by the coding sequence ATGCTGCGAAAGCCCACCGCATCCCTCCTGTCGCGGTCCTCACTGGTCTGCGCGGCGCTCATGCTCGGCACGGGCTGTGAGAGCACGAAGCCGCGCGCCGTGAGCCCCTCGGATGGTGTGCCCATCTCGCAAGGCGGCGGCACGGCCGAGGAGCAGCAGCCCCAGGGCACTGCTCCCAACGCGGCGACGCCCTCCAGCCCCACCACCCCGCCCGCGCCGCAGAAGGGCCACTCCGCCTGGCAGAACGCGCGCGTGGGCGACCGCGTCGTCTACGCGTTCTCCGCGAGCCGCGGTGGCGGCCGGGGGAACGTGGACACCTCCGCGGCCGCGGGCATGTTGACGGTGGAGGTCGCCGCGGTGGAGGGCGCGTGGGTGTGGCTGACGCTCGCCTTCACCAGCGACTCGGGGCAGCCGCTGGAGCTGCCGCGCCTGGCGCGCAAGCTGACCCTGCCCGTGCTCACGGACACCACGCGCACGCTGGAGGCCTCGCGCGAAGGCACGCAGACCACCGAGCAGCCCACGGCCGCCGGACGCACCTGGGAAGCGAAGCGTTATCTGCGCGACAATCGGCCGGTGGACGGACCGCTGGAGAACCGGCTGTACGCGCTGGACGCGGGGCCGCTGTACCTGACCAACGGACTGCTCGACGCGAGCACCACGCTGTCGGGCTTCGGCGGCGCGGGCAGCTACCAGCTCACGCTGACGGAGTTCCGCCAGGGCCCGGGGGGCCATGGGAAGGCGCCGGGCTCGGAGAGGCCCTTGGGCCCCGGGACATACTTCGACCGGGAGATTGAGTCGGAGGGCGCGAAGTCGGTGTTGCGCACGTGCCTCGCCGCGGAGCGCGGCTTCGTGCTGCGCCAGGAAACGCAGCTCACCGCCGCGGACAAGGACGCACCGCCGTGCCGCGACCTCGCGCAGGCCAGTGGTGTCCCCCTGGAGGAAGTACTGCTGTCCTTCATCTGGGAGGGGTTGGAGCCCAAGCAGTGGCCCCCCGCAATCCCCAACGCCGCGCCCCCCACGCGCGAGACGCTCACCGTGGGCACCAGGCCGCTGCCCGTGCTTCAGGTGGACTCGAAAGAGGGCGCGGAGGGCGTGAAGCAGGTGGGCACGCGGATGTTCCTCGTCGACCCGTGGGACAAGTCGGTGGACGGACTCAGCCAGGAGGCGCGCTTCTCCGCGCTCTCCGACTTCCTCTACCGCGTCACCTCCAAGGGCAAGCGCGAGTCCATGGGGGGCTCGAAGCTGACGGCCTGGGGCACGTGGCAGCCGTGA
- a CDS encoding J domain-containing protein has product MQFVLYFSDRQVREQLFAHVDATRGLLLVTGVRHGPAMRSPEAREPFATLEFLHGRVLTQVLVADEGTPDGMWRDPLGDLADRLYPDSRDDAYAVTNGYLLLEDGHPRAVVRKHGLPADDLWFLEDALSQWTPRVPAPDPGRRPGKKRPEPAPRAPRRPASSRARPSPEPHAAAPEDPDTTPPRGSRPLEPERQDAWTLLGLQRGMALDEARKVFRTLISGYHPDKVAHLAPEFRELAERRTREILEAWEEVEGELKSRA; this is encoded by the coding sequence GTGCAGTTCGTCCTCTACTTTTCAGACCGGCAGGTGCGTGAGCAGCTCTTCGCCCACGTGGACGCGACTCGAGGCTTGTTGCTCGTGACCGGGGTGCGTCATGGACCCGCCATGCGCTCCCCTGAGGCGCGCGAGCCCTTCGCCACGCTGGAGTTCCTCCACGGCCGCGTGTTGACGCAGGTGCTCGTGGCCGACGAGGGCACCCCGGATGGCATGTGGAGGGACCCCCTGGGTGACCTGGCCGACCGGCTCTACCCCGACAGCCGGGATGACGCCTATGCCGTCACCAACGGCTACCTGCTGCTGGAGGACGGGCACCCGCGCGCCGTGGTGCGCAAGCACGGCCTGCCCGCCGACGACTTGTGGTTCCTCGAGGACGCGCTCAGTCAATGGACGCCGCGCGTGCCCGCGCCGGACCCCGGGAGACGGCCCGGAAAGAAGCGCCCCGAGCCCGCCCCTCGCGCCCCCCGGCGCCCCGCGAGCAGCCGCGCCCGCCCTTCGCCCGAGCCTCACGCCGCGGCCCCCGAGGACCCGGACACCACCCCGCCCCGGGGCAGCCGTCCCCTCGAGCCCGAGCGTCAGGACGCGTGGACGTTGCTGGGGCTCCAGCGGGGCATGGCGCTGGATGAGGCGCGCAAGGTCTTCCGCACGCTCATCTCGGGCTATCACCCGGACAAGGTGGCGCACCTGGCGCCGGAGTTCCGCGAGCTGGCCGAGCGCCGCACGCGCGAAATCCTGGAGGCGTGGGAAGAGGTGGAGGGCGAGCTGAAGTCCCGCGCGTGA
- a CDS encoding M1 family aminopeptidase, which translates to MRCCHRHASEPARPQSRAFSLPGATEHYAAERPIRAEHVRIELELDFDQGRITGLCTTRVSAVRLVSTLTFDAVDLEVSGVTVDGRSARFSNSGAHVRVELPAPLTPGSAAEVAIHYVARPRRGLYFWGPEAAYPDRPRQAWTQNQDTDARCWFPCLDTPAQKATSELIATFPEGLMALSNGVLVLDRVQDGRRTQHYRMEQPHSPYLITLAVGDFEEVTDTVGTVPLRYLFARGRREDALRCVRRTPEMVRVFQEATGEPFPWSGYAQVFLTEFIFGGMENTTATSLTDSVLHDARAHADYNAEPLISHELAHQWFGDLLTCRDWPHGWLNEGFATWFEVLWKERADGLDEADQHRLTDLEAYLSEVKERYARAIVSRRFHAPLDVFDRHLYEKGGLVLHELRRRLGDDLFFRGLRHYVSRHRHGSVETVDLARAFEQATGHNLDAFFDQYVFAPGHPELKVEVRYEPEEARLRLKVKQTQRTDAGTPVFRLPLDVIVQTDGRDVFHRLEVTDAEHFFHLPCPSAPTQVRVDPRRDVLGTLEVDKSVGLWMEELRSAPESRARTEAANALGRDGGFRAVEALGTALGDSSLFWGTRAASAKALGRIRTPEARARLLASLRAEHPRVRRAVVAALGEFRRDAEVIALLRALLQSGDTSYFVEAEAARSYGKLRASDALTVLETTATRSSFQDVIAVGAMDGLAESQDPAAFALVEARTAYGQPPFLRRAATQAVAKLAEVAGRQREAVDLLSELLRDPMFRVQMGVFEAARTLGDRRIIGALESTPLSDVRARRAARETVRALREGEPQARELAALREEVDALKEVTRAMRERLEVLTPSRVAEKSTARRAKTSGKKASTAREKPTSGGARVAKAPSRQAPTARKKAGKPGNGGRRR; encoded by the coding sequence ATGCGCTGCTGCCACCGTCACGCCTCCGAGCCCGCCCGCCCTCAGTCCCGAGCCTTCAGCCTCCCCGGCGCCACCGAGCACTACGCCGCCGAGCGGCCCATCCGCGCCGAGCATGTCCGCATCGAGCTGGAGCTCGACTTCGACCAGGGCCGAATCACCGGCCTCTGCACCACCCGCGTCTCCGCGGTCCGGCTGGTGTCCACCCTCACCTTCGACGCGGTGGACCTGGAGGTCTCGGGGGTCACCGTGGATGGGCGCTCCGCGCGCTTCTCCAACTCCGGCGCACACGTGCGCGTGGAGTTGCCCGCGCCGCTCACGCCGGGCAGCGCCGCGGAGGTCGCCATCCACTACGTGGCCCGGCCTCGCCGGGGCCTGTACTTCTGGGGTCCCGAGGCCGCGTATCCGGACCGGCCGCGGCAGGCCTGGACGCAGAACCAGGACACCGACGCGCGTTGCTGGTTCCCCTGCCTGGACACCCCCGCGCAGAAGGCCACGTCCGAGCTCATCGCCACCTTCCCCGAGGGGTTGATGGCGCTGTCCAACGGGGTGCTCGTGCTGGACCGCGTCCAGGACGGCCGCCGCACGCAGCACTACCGGATGGAGCAGCCGCACTCGCCCTACCTCATCACGCTCGCGGTGGGAGACTTCGAGGAGGTCACCGACACGGTGGGCACCGTCCCGCTGCGCTACCTGTTTGCCCGGGGCCGGCGCGAGGACGCGCTGCGCTGCGTGCGCCGCACGCCGGAGATGGTGCGGGTGTTCCAGGAGGCCACCGGGGAGCCCTTCCCGTGGAGTGGTTACGCGCAGGTGTTCCTCACCGAGTTCATCTTCGGTGGGATGGAGAACACCACCGCGACGAGCCTCACGGACTCCGTCCTCCACGACGCGCGCGCGCACGCCGACTACAACGCGGAGCCGCTCATCTCGCATGAACTGGCGCACCAGTGGTTCGGGGATCTGCTCACCTGCCGCGACTGGCCACACGGCTGGCTCAACGAGGGCTTCGCCACGTGGTTCGAGGTGCTGTGGAAGGAGCGCGCCGACGGGCTGGACGAGGCGGACCAGCATCGCCTCACCGACCTGGAGGCGTACCTGTCGGAGGTGAAGGAGCGCTATGCGCGCGCCATCGTCTCGCGGCGGTTCCACGCGCCGCTGGATGTCTTCGACCGGCACCTCTACGAAAAGGGCGGCCTGGTCCTCCACGAGCTGCGCCGCCGGCTGGGTGATGACCTGTTCTTCCGGGGCCTGCGTCACTACGTGTCGCGCCACCGCCACGGTTCGGTGGAGACGGTGGACCTGGCGCGCGCGTTCGAGCAGGCCACGGGCCACAACCTGGATGCCTTCTTCGACCAGTACGTCTTCGCGCCTGGGCATCCCGAGCTCAAGGTGGAGGTGCGCTACGAGCCCGAGGAGGCGAGGCTGCGCCTCAAGGTGAAGCAGACGCAGCGCACGGACGCGGGGACGCCGGTGTTCCGGCTGCCGCTGGATGTCATCGTCCAGACGGATGGGCGCGACGTGTTCCACAGGTTGGAGGTGACGGACGCGGAGCACTTCTTCCACCTGCCCTGTCCGTCCGCGCCCACGCAGGTTCGCGTGGACCCGCGGCGCGACGTGCTGGGGACGCTGGAGGTGGACAAGTCGGTGGGGCTCTGGATGGAGGAGTTGAGGTCCGCCCCGGAGTCGCGCGCACGGACCGAGGCGGCGAACGCGCTGGGCCGCGATGGCGGTTTCCGCGCGGTGGAGGCCCTGGGGACGGCACTGGGAGACTCGAGTTTGTTCTGGGGTACGCGCGCCGCGAGCGCCAAGGCCCTGGGTCGCATCCGAACGCCGGAGGCCCGCGCGAGGCTGCTTGCGTCCCTGCGCGCCGAGCACCCTCGTGTCCGCCGCGCGGTGGTGGCCGCGTTGGGGGAGTTCCGCCGCGACGCGGAGGTCATCGCGCTCCTGCGGGCGTTGTTGCAGTCGGGAGACACCAGTTACTTCGTTGAGGCGGAGGCCGCGCGCAGCTACGGCAAGTTGAGGGCGTCGGATGCGCTGACGGTGCTGGAGACCACGGCGACGCGTTCGTCGTTCCAGGATGTCATCGCGGTAGGGGCGATGGACGGGCTCGCGGAGTCGCAGGACCCCGCGGCCTTCGCGTTGGTGGAGGCGCGCACGGCGTATGGCCAGCCGCCGTTCCTGCGCCGGGCGGCGACGCAAGCGGTGGCGAAGCTGGCGGAGGTGGCGGGGAGGCAACGCGAGGCGGTGGACCTGCTTTCGGAGCTGCTCCGGGACCCGATGTTCCGGGTGCAGATGGGCGTGTTCGAGGCGGCGCGGACGCTCGGGGACCGGCGCATCATCGGCGCGCTGGAGTCCACGCCGCTGAGCGACGTGCGAGCCCGGCGTGCCGCGCGGGAGACGGTGCGCGCACTGCGCGAGGGCGAGCCGCAGGCGCGTGAACTGGCCGCGCTGCGTGAGGAAGTGGATGCGTTGAAGGAGGTGACGCGCGCGATGCGCGAGCGGCTGGAGGTGCTCACGCCGTCGCGCGTCGCCGAGAAGTCCACGGCCCGGCGCGCGAAGACCTCTGGCAAGAAGGCCTCCACGGCTCGCGAGAAGCCCACCAGCGGCGGGGCCCGTGTCGCGAAGGCCCCCAGCCGGCAAGCGCCCACGGCTCGCAAGAAGGCGGGCAAGCCCGGCAACGGGGGACGTCGTCGGTAG
- a CDS encoding HipA family kinase, giving the protein MPRTIVATRYVTPLREGGSLPAIVEAEDAGLYVVKFRGAGQGAKALIAEYIAAELARAAGLRVPEMVLVELDAALGRNEPDSEIRGLIKASEGLNLALDYLPGSVTFDPVAGPVPPAAEASAIVAFDAFITNVDRTPKNPNLLCWHRELWLIDHGASLYFHHAWADWEERSQGRFAPIKDHVLLPWASQLQQAEATLRGALTREVVEATVAGIPEGWLAAAESPFPTVEAHRAAYVTWLLKRTEALPAFIEEAVRARAQLV; this is encoded by the coding sequence ATGCCGAGGACCATTGTCGCCACGCGTTACGTGACGCCCTTGCGCGAGGGGGGTTCACTGCCCGCCATCGTCGAGGCGGAGGACGCGGGGCTGTATGTCGTGAAGTTCCGGGGGGCGGGTCAGGGCGCCAAGGCGCTCATCGCGGAGTACATCGCGGCGGAGCTGGCGCGGGCGGCGGGCCTGCGGGTGCCGGAGATGGTGCTGGTGGAGCTGGACGCGGCGCTGGGGCGCAACGAGCCGGACAGCGAGATTCGCGGCCTCATCAAGGCGAGCGAGGGGCTCAATCTGGCCTTGGACTACCTGCCGGGCTCGGTGACGTTCGACCCCGTGGCGGGGCCCGTGCCGCCCGCGGCCGAGGCGTCCGCCATCGTGGCGTTCGACGCCTTCATCACCAACGTGGACCGCACGCCGAAGAACCCCAACCTGCTGTGCTGGCACCGGGAGCTGTGGCTCATCGACCATGGGGCCTCGCTCTACTTCCACCACGCGTGGGCGGACTGGGAGGAGCGCAGCCAGGGCCGCTTCGCGCCCATCAAGGACCACGTGCTGCTGCCGTGGGCAAGCCAGCTGCAACAGGCCGAGGCCACCCTGCGCGGCGCGCTGACGCGCGAGGTGGTGGAGGCCACGGTCGCCGGAATCCCGGAGGGCTGGCTGGCCGCGGCCGAGTCCCCCTTCCCCACCGTGGAGGCGCACCGCGCCGCCTACGTCACCTGGTTGCTCAAGCGCACCGAGGCCCTGCCGGCCTTCATCGAGGAGGCGGTCCGTGCCCGCGCACAGCTCGTTTGA
- a CDS encoding TspO/MBR family protein, translating to MHTSWEPSTRRGLGPVKRIALNPTLRTEAVVALGAFSALTAGTAWLGARHSTANTWWYRRLRKPPFQPPPRLFAPVWTVLYGLIALSGWRVWTAPSGAARSRALGWWGVQLGLNAAWSWLFFGRHQPRRALVDNVALLGSIGAYVAATREVDRPAAWLVAPYLAWVGFANVLNGEVVRRNPRAER from the coding sequence ATGCACACCTCGTGGGAACCGTCGACTCGAAGAGGGCTGGGGCCCGTGAAGCGCATCGCACTCAATCCCACGCTGCGCACCGAGGCCGTGGTGGCGCTGGGTGCCTTCAGCGCGCTCACCGCGGGCACGGCGTGGTTGGGCGCCCGGCACAGCACCGCCAACACCTGGTGGTACCGGCGGCTGCGCAAGCCGCCCTTCCAACCTCCGCCCCGGCTCTTCGCTCCCGTGTGGACGGTGCTGTATGGGCTCATCGCCCTCTCGGGCTGGCGCGTGTGGACCGCGCCCTCGGGGGCCGCGCGCTCGCGAGCCCTGGGGTGGTGGGGCGTGCAACTGGGGTTGAACGCCGCCTGGTCCTGGCTCTTCTTCGGGCGCCACCAGCCGCGCCGGGCGCTGGTGGACAACGTGGCCTTGCTGGGCAGCATCGGCGCGTACGTCGCGGCGACGCGCGAGGTGGACCGGCCCGCGGCGTGGCTGGTGGCGCCCTACCTGGCCTGGGTGGGCTTCGCCAACGTCCTGAACGGCGAAGTCGTCCGGCGCAATCCTCGGGCGGAGCGCTGA
- a CDS encoding organic hydroperoxide resistance protein: MAPVTISPLYTAHATTHGGRNGEVKSSDGVINLKLSMPKELGGAAAAGATNPEQLFAAGYSACFESALRLVAGKLGKKLGADAGISAAVTIGKTPDGGFGLAVELTGILPGIPREEAQGLMHAAHEVCPYSRATRGNIDVKLSVAE; the protein is encoded by the coding sequence ATGGCCCCCGTCACCATTTCGCCCCTGTACACCGCCCACGCCACCACCCATGGAGGCCGCAACGGTGAAGTGAAGTCCTCCGATGGCGTCATCAACCTGAAGCTGTCGATGCCCAAGGAGCTGGGGGGCGCGGCGGCGGCTGGGGCCACCAACCCCGAGCAGCTCTTCGCGGCCGGGTACTCCGCCTGCTTCGAGAGCGCGCTGCGGCTGGTGGCGGGGAAGCTGGGCAAGAAGCTGGGCGCCGACGCGGGCATCTCCGCGGCGGTCACCATCGGGAAGACGCCGGATGGCGGCTTCGGGTTGGCGGTGGAGCTCACGGGCATCCTCCCCGGAATCCCTCGCGAGGAGGCGCAAGGCCTGATGCACGCGGCCCATGAAGTGTGCCCCTACTCGCGCGCCACGCGCGGTAACATCGACGTGAAGCTCTCCGTCGCGGAGTAG